The sequence below is a genomic window from Setaria italica strain Yugu1 chromosome IV, Setaria_italica_v2.0, whole genome shotgun sequence.
TGCGAGCCTTGTAATTTAATTGATTGAAATTACAATTGATTGAATTGAATCTAAATGGGCCTAACCTAATTAAATCGAGCATGTGAACCGCTAGAACCCACTTGCCAATATTTATACCTGGCTTTTTTCACATAGATTGTGACAATAACTTTATAAGATTTAGTTTTGAGAAAAATGACTTGCTCCTTTCCTAAAAAGAAATACATTTCTAGCTTTATCCTAAGTCAAGCCATCTTAAGTTAATCAAATTTATAAGAAAAAGTAACAATATTTACAATACCGAATATGTATGGTTAGATtaatcatgaaatatattttcatagtgtAATAATAAATGTTAATACTTTTTTTTAGAAACGCCATCAAACTTGAAACAGCTTGacttaaaacaaaacaaaactaaaAATGCACTTATTTCCAGAGTAAGTATAGTTTCTGAATTCAGCTCGATATAGACATAAAGAATATggaacacacacacatatatatatatatatatatatatctatttTGGACTAACCATTTTAGAGATGTATTTAGGCCTGGCACATCTTACTTTTGTACAACCCCTCTGTGTAAAGATGTGTTACATACTATAAGAACTCAAAATTGTACCACCTTTCCTTCCACCTATGCTGCTGAGCTGCTATCAAAGTTAAGAAATAAGTTATGCACAAACTACAAAAGAATCAATGGAACACATGATCCCAGGTCGACGCCGCAAACTGGGGGCATCGTCAGAAGTCGAcgctgccgtcgccggcggccctGCACATGCACCCTGGCGTCCTCGGCTGCCGGTACACGCTCCGGCCCCTCGGCCGCGGGCTCACCCGCTTGTACTCCTCCACCATCTGCCTCACCCTCCTCCGGAACCCGCCCCACGCGATGCTCCCTTCCTCCGACAGCACCTGCGCGTAGCGCTTTCGGTTCGGGTGCAGCGTCGGCGCGCGGCCCCTCCCGTGGTAGATCCGGAACCCGGACACCAGCGACGATAGCTGGCTGCCGGAGTCCGTCACCGCGAACACGTCCGCCGAGGCGCACGCGATGAAGTCCAGCGCCGCAAGCTGCGATGAGAGAAGACAATGGCAGGTTAACTTTTCGATCCGACGGGACCGGATCACACGAACAGCTCTATTGTTGCAGTTCAAATCAAGAAGTGATGCTGGTTGCGACAGAATTATTTAATCTGTGTTCTTTACCCGTGAAGAGAAATTCTTGAACGGAGCGAGCTCGTCGGTGGTGAGGATGTCCTCCTTGGTGACAAGATTCGGGTACAGCCGCGTCAGGGGCCGCAGCCGTGGTGCGCCGCCGTATATCTGCGACCCGGCGACGTAGATGAACGTGCGGCCATCGTAGCCGAGAGCGGAGAGGATGAGGCCCGATTCCTCCGGCGTCAGCGGGCACCTCCCCAGGCTGCGCTGCTCCTCCGGCGAAACCGTGCTGCACCACACAACGACGATGAAAGTGTCAGAGGAGACAACTCAGCAGGAAACTAACAAACGCTCAGGGGAAGAGGCAGCAATGGCGTGTAACGTACGCGTTCCGAAGGCGCATGGCGAGCGTCGGGAAGTGGGTCTCCCTGTACGCCTGgagctccctcctctcctcctccccgccgccgaacTCGCATAGGGAGTAGGCCACCATGTCCTCCTCGAACCTCATGTGCAGGGCGAGGTACCTGCtcggcccgccggcggcgtggtccTCGGCGAAGGCCGCCGGGTCGAGCTCGACCATATTGTTCCCGAACAGCTGCTTGTCCATCTCGGTCTGCATCGCGCTCACCTTGCGCAGCCGCTGGACCAGCAGGGAGCCTGCTTGCTGGAGCTCGGGGACGAACTTGAGAGCGTGGAAGTTGCATCTGCACCTCAGCCTCTGCAGGAAAAGAAGTTTGACTCGTGATGAGGAAACAGAGCATGGAGTTGTTCTCATGTTCATGTGAAATAAAGAAAGCCAAATTGTTACCTGAAGATGGACGGGTACTGAGTCGAAGCCCAGACGGTTTCCGAATCCGAGGAAATGAACGACGCCATTTTGCTGGAGAATTGGAAGCACAGATCTGACGAATTCAGATGGTTCAGCCTCTTTCGAGATGTCCATGTCAGTGACCTGAGACGAGGGCAGGAGGGAAATCTGAGCAAAGTGTGTTGAGAAATAAGGGTATGAAGTTTCAGGACACGGCTGAGAGTTCCCAACCTGGCTGCCGATTGCTTCGAGATCTAGTGACTGAAGGTGTGGTGGTAATTCTTTCACAATGTGCACATCATTCTTCATGTAGTTCACGAAGTAGTCTTCCTGATAGATGTCACCGAACTGACTGGTTGAAAGAGAATCATTTAAGAATTATTAGAAGAAAAATTGATACAACGCGGGTACAacaagaagaaacaaaaaggtTCAGTGCATTCAGTACCTTGTGTCCTTCCACACACTGCTGTACAGGAATCGGGGGAGGACTAGTGTAGCATTGAGCAGAGCAGCAACGACAACAGCATTGCATACCTGCAAGATGAAGACTAATTTAGCTACTGAATTTCAAGACGCGGCATTCAGGTTGCGAGCATTTCAGCACTAAATCCTTACAGCGACACGCTGTTGGTTGAGACCACCATTCGCGCTGATCAGTATGAAACCGTTGTTGATCTCGTCAGGCTCTGCTTGACCCAATTCTAGTGTCAGAACTGAAGACATGGAGTTCTTGCAATGTGAACATTATGAAATCAGGATGATTCACCACAATGATTTAATATTCAGGTAGCAAAATAAGGAAGCTAATATGTCTGATCTTGCTGACTACTAGGAATTTAAGTTACATCATACATTCATCACTGTAAATGGGGATTAAAGGCCACCTGGATTACATGTATAGTGTTTATGTATAGTATAACTAATTATGTTGTTTGATCCTCGCAAAAAACAGTCATGCTGTTCGAACAAAGTACTATTACCTTCATCCGCCAAACTGTGCTTAGCAGCACAGGGCGTCCATTTCCGTGCTTGTTTGTAGGGCTCTTCCCATTGCGCGAAATCCTCTGATTCAGAGCCATTCTGCACTGGCGGGAAGGGAAACTTGCAACATGAATAAAAGGTAAAGATGCactgttatttaaaaaaaagtgCTTGAGCTGCAGAAAGTGGTTTGTGTGGTCATCACACCTTGGTGACCGCTGAAGTTGCCATCTGCAGGAGTCTTCCATGCATTATCTGGTCTGGTTTCTCCCTCCTTACAATGTTCTGCTTGAGCTCCTTCATTACCAAAGCCAATTCGTCATTGTCAATCAGAGTGACCTCACAGCAAAATGTCATAGCTAGGAATGGTAAGAAGTAGCAAGAATAATCAGGCACTCAAGAGCAGAGGACTTGGTTGGTACGCTCGTCGTGAAATTGAAGAATAGAATCAGACGAGAAAGAAGGAAAGGTGCAGCTGCGGCGCAAAGCAGCAACAGACGTGACGCGGAACCACCTCGATGAGATGATGCGTAGCATGGCCGCACAAAATCCAATCAATCTGCAACACCAAACGAGGAACGCACCTGGAGACCCCTGAAGTTCCTGGAGATGGCGGCGTTCCTGAACTGCACCTGGTGCAGCGCGGACATGGCGAGCGACGCGGCGAGCAGGACGCAGCCCATGACCCCGACGACGGCCGCGAACACCCTGAGGTGCCACGACGtgacgccgccgcccctcccgccgtGCTGCTTCCCCTGCTGCTGCCGCGCCGTGCAGCGAAGCCTCCCGATGTTGGTGGCGCCGACCCGGATCCCCACCTCCCCGCCCCGGCCTCCCTGcaccgccaacgccgccgccgccgacgacgaagaagaagaagaagaagaagcgccCTCCATTTCCGCCGCGCGCGCTCGGTAGTCGATCAAGGCAGCATGACACCACCGCAGGCGCCGTCTCCAACCAAGCCGCACGGAAGAACACGCTGGCTGGCTTGGCGTCGAGGGAACGAGGCCTCAACTCACCCAGCACGGCAACCACCCCATTTGATTTGGGACGCGGTGGTAGCAGCGCCTGGCTGTTGAACgattcccttctcctcctcgtccctCCCGTCGTCCTTGACCAGTTGATGGGCAACGTGgccgccgggcggcgtgcgTGGGAGCTTCGGCTTGGATTATAGAGGTGCGGGCAGCTGGTCAAACGAGGCGGAGCGCGACGATCTGCAGGCctgtggcagcagcagcagcttccaTCCCGTGGCGTCTGCGTCTCGATCGGTGTAACCACCGTGGCGcccgcgggcggtggcggcttcGGCGCGATAAAGAAAACCGGAAATGGGGCTCGCGTCCCAGTCTGGAGGACTAGAAAAAGCGTGGGGATCAGGAGCAGGTGTGGGAGAGAGATCACCTAACGTGAGAAGGACTCGCCCTGCCACCGCGCGCCGGGGATCGATCACACGAGTTGTGTTGTGTGTGCCGGATCATTCGTTGCTTGTCAGGTAGTCGCCGCTGAGTTGGATTGCGTTTGCTGGAAGCGATGAGAGGCAGGTGTCGTGCGGTGGCAGGGAGGGATGGTTCCGTTTCGGTTGGGGGTTTTCTTGATCGAGTGATTGATTGATTGGGGATGGCAAAGCGGCAAACCGGTTGGTTGGATGAGGTGGGTAGGGTTGCCGGCCGGCAGGGCAGTTGGTGGCAGACGCCACACGGGCTGGCTGTACAACCTTGGCTTTCCTGTGGAGGCagtgcatgtactgcaagttttttttttccaagcgATGGTTGGGTGGGGACGTGAACCATGACCGAAACGCCCCCTGCAGGAGGCGACTAGATCCCCCGCAGCGGCTGCCGCCCTCACCCATCCGGCATCGGATCTGGAGGCGTCCGAGGAGGAACTACAAGCTCACCGTCCACCCATCGTCAGTAGCGCAGGGATGGACAAGATCGAGGCAGCCCAAGGTCCGATCCAAGTCGCAACACCCAATGGCAGAGATGACACGGCGGAGCCACCGTCACCGGCAAGACAGTCAACGCGCCCAAGAAGGATCTACAAGACCACCATCCTCCCATCGTCTGCGGCGCAGGGACGGAGGAGATTGAGGTAGCCCAAGGTCCGGTCCAAGTCTCAACTCCCAAGGGTAGAGAAGATACGGTGGAGCAATCGTCACCGGCGAGACAGCCAAGCGTCAATGCTCTCCACCCTTAGGAATAGCAAGCCAGGCCAGAGGTAAACATCATACTCCCGGATTTTGCCCGTGAGATCCACATTCATGGCGGATTCAATACACCACCCGGAAGCACAAGGCTCGAGGAAGCTCAGGATCCTCTGCTCCTCGACCTCATTCAAAGTCTCAACCACCCAGAGATCCCCTCAGATCTGCAAGCGGCCTCACTGCAAGATGACAaggtgaaggagagagagagagaggaggagatacACCGGTGCAGAGAAGGGGAAATCCATTGCCTCAGCAACTCCGCAAGGACAGAAGTCACCTCTATTCAAGGCAGAGAGGGGAGCAGCTCAGCACCAGCCCGGCGGATTCAGCATGGTGAATGCTCTACGGCTAAGAAAGTGGGAAGCTTTCAATCCCCATCTTTTTCAGCAGATTTCGGCCCAAGGAGTGGGGGACAGCAGATGCATCGTTAGGATTGCTCCGTGGATCCCCTCTCTGAAGCTCACCAGAACAATTCATTGCGGTCAGACCTCACTGATGAGCACGGCTATTAGATAGTCAGGCCAGCTTACTGGTGGCGCCGAACAGCTAATTCTCCAACCAAGGCAGTACATTTCTAACAACCAGAGCAGGGagaggagcagaggaggaagagatactTGGCACATGTCAGAGGCAAATGTCTTAACTACTTCTCCACCGAACACGGGGTTGCAGAGTGCAGATACACAACTAAATGCTAGCGCTGCCTTCAGTTGGGGCACAAAGCTCAATcatgtccttcctggagaagccaATTTAAGAGACACTCCCTTGAGCAGAGACAACATCACCCCACAGCGACTCCCACTCCAGCTTCCCCTACCAGAAGAGCCCTTCCCTCTACTGTTGGTTCAGCCGTCTGCATGGCCAGCTAGTCCTTCCTCCAGGCGGCGAAGGGAGAGGAGGTGGCCATGGCGACGTACCTAGGGGATCCTCGTGCATGCCCTAAGCTGGCGTGCTGCGCCATCTTGGTGACTGGGCTGATCAAGCGCAAGCGTGAGTCCCTGATCGGCAAGACGGTGGTGTGCTGgctcaccagcaacagccatgACACCGGACCCCATCATGTCATCGACGCCCTCAACAAGTAGATGCACATCTCCCACCACGAGGTGAAGGTCATCAAGCACTTCCCCGAGCAGTACCTCATCCTCTTCTCCGACAGTCGGTCCTCCACCGTGGCATCCGAAGTAGGGGCCGGGTGTTCAACTTCGAGCCATGGACGGAGCAATGCAGTGCCGTGGAGACCATGCTGGAGTACCAGGTCAGACTGCGTATTGAGGGTGTACTCGTGCACGCTTGGTCAGAGGAGGTGGCGGTGAAGGTCATCGGGCAGTACTGCCCCATCCACTACATCGAGGGACACTCGCATCGCTGGGATCGCATCAGAACCTATGACCTATGGGTGTTGTCGTCCAACCCAAGTAAGATCCACAAGAAGATGCTGCTAACCATTACAGATCCTGACAGGGAGCTATCGACCAGTGAGCCGCACCATGAGCCACCACAGGTCGTGAAGGGTGCATTCAACTACAAGCTTCACCTTCACCTGGACATGGTGGAGGACCTCTCCTTCCTCCAGGGCAGGGATGGAGGGGATTAGCCACCTAACAGGAAGCCATGCCGAGAGTTCCTGTGGAACTACGATGCGCCAGACTCGCTGGGCGAGAGGTGTGGCAGGCAACACCACGACGACCATGCCAACAGAGAGTACTGCCCTCGCTGTGACTGAGACGACTACGACGACAATTCGACCGCGGCACACGGTTCCACTGTAGCAACTCCACATGGTGCCACCGTAGCAACTCCACATGGGGAAGGGTGACAAGATGACGTGGAGCAGTGGAGGACTACTACAGCTCCACTCGCTACTGGAGCAACAACTAGGGCTATCGTAGCAGGGCCCTTCACTAGGGTGCTAAGGGAAAGGAGGGCGATTGGCAGGCAAAGTCGAGCAAGAAGGCCATctagaggaggaagagcagcaAGAGGGTGACCTTTGCTAATCCACTCGTGCAAATCTTGGGTGAGTCGGTGGCTGACCCAGTGTCTTTTGTTCTCTGTTCCTTGTGATGCTGGAAGATTGGTCGGCTGGTTTGATCCTATGACAGAGGAATAGTTCATCACTCACTCTCTTGTAGGCCACTCAACCAAGGAGAGCCGCATCCTAGGGATGCTGGAGTTGGCTACTACTTGGAACCCGGTGGTCCCCGTGAGGTCTAGGGAGCGTGGAGTTGCAGCACACTGAGGAAGAAATGATGGCAGTCAAGGTGACTAGCAGCACCCTCCCCAGCAACATGAACAAGCAGGTTGGTTAGGCCTACGCTCATGCTACTATTACTTCTGCAATTTTGATTGGGGACTTGAATCAGTGCATTATGCCATCACCTAAAATTATTAGAAGCCCACAACCACCAGACACTATTTTGTTAGAGTCACACTCTAATTTTTATCCTGCACATTCACATGAGCAATCTGAAAATGGTGCTGATAAGATTATTGTCCCCACAAATCCGATTAATGAAGAAAGAGCACCCTGCACCAACACACCACTTGAGGATATTCAGATTACTTCAACACCTCCCTCCCTGCAGCTAGAGCAGCAAAACCTAAGTAGCACAGTAGAGTTCCTACCACAAGCCCCTGATCTCGAGAGTGAGCAAACACGTGCACAACTGATCAAGGTACTAGAACCCAGAATTTCACAACCCAATGATCCAGCGATAAATGAAACAAACAACAACATAGATGACATGGCGCTTTTTCTTGATTTCATCTCCTGTAAGCCATCTGCACCCCTGCTGCACACCCCACCAAGAGCAAACCCCCCTGAACCTCAAGATGCACCTACTGAGCCTGCCACAAGCCAAAGAAAAAGCACACATTTGGTAGCTAAAGCAAAGCTCAATACAAGGAAAGATAGTATCCAACTAGCATAGAAAGTCTTGATCAATAAATTAGGAGAGTTGTCACCTAGGGGAACTATAACTGACAAATCTAACCTTGATGTTAACCATTTTACGCAGCACATAAACAAGCCTATCAACAACATCAAGATGGAAAGCAATAAGAACACTGGTGGAGCAAGGAAACCAGCCCAAGAACAAGAACGGGAAGAAAAGCAAGATTGCTCCAGTCCCTGATGGTGAAGCAGCGGCGCTGGAGCCCTAACCGAGCAGCCTGTCATAGTTTCCCTAATCTTAGTTGCAATTTGTGTTAGTTATGTTAAGACTGAGACTGCAGAACTAGTATTTGAATTTGGCTTGGGCTGTAACTCTATTTGGGTCAGCAATTAGGCCCTGCGGCTTCAACGATGCCTGTGAGAACCGATGTTCACGAAGCTCACCAAACCACCTCCTGTCGATGCTAGATCCAATAGGCTTTGTATTTGGCCCTCATGCCAAGCCATTTGGCCTAGTCTATGATAGACTACTACTAAAGAAAGTTGTGTTCCTTTCAATCAATGTCCCAAAAAAACTGTAATGTGCTTTGTTGGAATGTGCGTGGGCTCAATACGGCAGCCAGGAAAAGCGTTCGCAACATAGTCCAATCATCAGGGGCAACAATCATCTGCttacaagaaacaaagaaagccCACTGGAATGCACAGTTGGTGGTTGAAACCCTAGGACCAAAATTTGCAAAGAATTTTGTGGCTCTTCTGACGGCCGGCACTAGGGGCGGCATTCTCATAGCGGCACTGGAAAATCACTTCAACCTACAAAACAGCACCACTACCGAACATACGATCTCTACAACTATCATCATGAAGGCAAACAACCAACCATGGACACTTACAGGCATCTATGGACCCCAAAGAGATCAAGAGAAACTAATTTTCATCAACGAGCTAAAGAACCTTAAAAGTCAAATGCTTGTGGCTAGTATTAGGAGACTTCAACCTCATCTATAAGGCCGAAGATAAAAACAATAATAGATTGAACAGGCAACTAATGGACCTCTTCAGACAAGCATTAGATGACACCCAACTCATGGAGATTGGTCTACGAGTGTGAAAATTTACTTGGAGCAACGAACAAGACACCCCCACATTCACTAGAATCGACTATTTTTTTGGCTCACCAAAGTGGCACCTCCTCTTTCCAAACTCGGATTTACAAGCACTCCCCACCATGGGCTCTGATCATTGCCCTCTTTTCTTAACCGGAGACGTAGGGTTTTCATTTCGAATCATATTGGACCACCATGCCTGGCTTTAACGAGGTCATCCAGGAGGTGTGGAATCAACCGGTGAATACTCAAGACGCTATTCTCCGCATGCACATCAAGCTCATCCAGACAGCAAAAGCTCTCAAACTTTGGAAAAGACAAAACCTAGGCAACATCGTGTTAAGACTGGCCATTGCAAAGGAAGTGTTGCTCCTCTTGGAGGTGGCTCAGGAACAGCGAACGCTCACCCTGGAGGAGCTAGAATTCAGAAGATATCTTAAAGCGAAATTAGTTGGGCTTGCAACAATTCAGAGGACACGTGCCAGACAACATTTGAGACTTACATGGATTAGGAAAGGAGACACAAACTACATATACCATCACTCACCACGCGTACTGGAATCACCACAAATCATCAACAGAAAGAGGAAGCAATATATGAACACTTCATATAGCTATTGGGCCAAACACAGGAGCGATCACTTAGCCTAAACCAGACAAACCTGGGCTACCAACCACAGGATTTAAGTGACCTAGAAGAACCATTTGAGGAGGAGGAAATCAAAAGAATCATCATGCAACTTCCTGCCAAGAAATCCCCAGGACCCAATGGATTTATAggactattttttaaaaaatgttggacGTGGTGGGCAAAGATCTCATTGATGCATTACAGTCCTTCCATTCACTCAAGACCAAATGCCTGGAGCTCATCAACAAAGCCAATATTATTTTGCTACCCAAAAAGGAAGGTGCCACAGTCGTATTGGATTTCTGAACAATTAGTCTAATCAACAGCCTCGCCAAGATAATCACAAAAATACTAGCAAACAGGTTGGTGCCAAGATTAAACACCCTCATTTCCAGTTGCCAAAACGCTTTCATAAAAAATGATGCATCCACAATAACTTCGTCTATGTTCAGAGTGTTATCAAAGCCCTACACATGGCAAAACAACAAGCCTTCTTCATCAAACTAGACATTTCCAAGGCTTTTGACTCTCTTAGTTGGGTTTTCTTATTAGAGACAATGACAACGCTAGGCTTTGGACAAAGATGGCGAGACTAGATTTCAACCTGATTAGCTACCTCATCATCTAGGGTTCTCCTCAATGGGATTCCGGGGAGAAAATTCAAATATGCACGGGTCTTCGACAGGGGACCTGCTATCACCGATGTTGTTCATTCTTGCTATCGACCCCCTACACAAAATGATAGAATTAGCAGCCAGCCACAATGTCATAAAACCAATCCTACCAAGGGCAGCCAAAATGCGATGCTCACTTTGCACAGACGACGCAACACTTTTTACCAATCCGGAACGAATTGAGCTCCAACACATCAACCAACTATTGCAAGTTTTCGGTAACTATTCTAGCCTGAAAATCAACATGACCAAAACTGAGATATTCCCCATCAGATGTGATGCTGAGACTATAACAGATGCACTTTTGGGCTTCGCCAGCACTATCTGCTCCTTCCCAGGCAAGTATCTAGGCCTCCCTCTCCATTGGTGCAAGCTTAGAAGAGTTGAGGTCCAACCCCTCATTGACAAGATAGGTGGAAGACTGCCAGGTTGGAAGGGGAAAATGATGTCATTGGCAAGAAGAGAGACACTAGTCAAGAGCGTCCTCACATCACAACCCATCTACCACTTGATAGTTTTTCCTGCACAGAAATGGCTCATCAAACAAAATAACCGTTTGAGACGCAGTTTCTTCTAGGAAGGAGAAGATCCAGAAAAAGTGAATGTGGTCACTGTTTAGTTAATTGGCCGATGGCGTGTACGCCTAAGGAGCTGGGCGGTTTAGGAATCCTGGACATTGAGTGCATGGCTAGAGCTCTTCGATTAAGATGGTTCTAGTTCCAATGGAAAC
It includes:
- the LOC101780675 gene encoding uncharacterized protein At1g04910 isoform X7, which codes for MEDSCRWQLQRSPRMALNQRISRNGKSPTNKHGNGRPVLLSTVWRMKNSMSSVLTLELGQAEPDEINNGFILISANGGLNQQRVAVCNAVVVAALLNATLVLPRFLYSSVWKDTSQFGDIYQEDYFVNYMKNDVHIVKELPPHLQSLDLEAIGSQVTDMDISKEAEPSEFVRSVLPILQQNGVVHFLGFGNRLGFDSVPVHLQRLRCRCNFHALKFVPELQQAGSLLVQRLRKVSAMQTEMDKQLFGNNMVELDPAAFAEDHAAGGPSRYLALHMRFEEDMVAYSLCEFGGGEEERRELQAYRETHFPTLAMRLRNATVSPEEQRSLGRCPLTPEESGLILSALGYDGRTFIYVAGSQIYGGAPRLRPLTRLYPNLVTKEDILTTDELAPFKNFSSRLAALDFIACASADVFAVTDSGSQLSSLVSGFRIYHGRGRAPTLHPNRKRYAQVLSEEGSIAWGGFRRRVRQMVEEYKRVSPRPRGRSVYRQPRTPGCMCRAAGDGSVDF